CTGAACAACAAATAAAGGCAGCAATGAAGACGAGTTCATGGGATTTTTAGGTTTTCCTCATTGAATGACATAAGTCCCGAGCGTTACTTGGCCGAGGAAGTGGAAGAGGGATGGTAAGCTCTTGGATTACAGAAACCCTAATGTTGGATTACAGGAAGCGGAAAAGGGATCGTAAGCTCATACACAAAACCTGGGCCTAGGAAAACAACATGATATAGGCCCGAACAGAAGTCTTCGTGTTGTAGAGCCCATAATGGGTTTCGAGATGTTTTTCAGAATGGAAAAAAATCGATTTCTTTGAAGATTTAATGAAGTGACACGTGGTAAAAATTTCCTATGCATATTGATGATGTGGCAGCATAAAGAGAGACTAAATCCAACTTTATTAGTATAGATAGATAGTTAGTTAGTTACCATAAATTTAGTAAATAATGACGTTTCCTATACAAATTCAACCTTCAGTAAACTTAATTTATGTGGCCTTTTTGAATTTTGATGGCAATTATACAAATCAAATCATGTGATATTTTGAGACTTGTCCTGGCTATATATATATATATGTTTTTTTCTAACTTCCCATATTCTAGAGATGTAATGGAATACATACAAAGAAAAAAAAATATTGATTCTTCATCATAAGACTTTCTTGACAGCATATTAGCAGCTTGATTCTCTATCTTTGACATTTTGTATATTGTAGAGGAAGCATATACGTGTTTAATATATAGCGTCATAAATAAAACCGTTGAAACTGCAATCAGGGGCATAAACACATTTGGTAATTTGATAGTCTGATTAGGTGAGGAAAATAACTGTAAACCTTACCATTCGAAAAAGAATTTTCCACTAATCCAAAAAGGAGAAATTGACAAATCATCTTTAAATGAAAAGAAAAAACCATATCTTTGACCCAAAAAAGAAAATTATTGTTCTAAAATTCCATCTTTTACAAGACTTTTGATCATAAATGAGAAAAGTTTACTAATCAATAATACGACCTTGCAACCATTCATCGAGTACACAAACTGTTATACACAGTATAAGAGATGTTCCAAGTTGTTGCTGATGATGTGAATTGTGAAACTTTTTACCATTCATAATGAGGAACACTATGTCCTCCTGTGTGTAACCGGTGACCAAAGAAATGAGGATAAATATTATGTTTTTTAACATTCGTTAAACTTTTTACCATTCATAAGTAATATGTTTTTCTTTTCATTTATCTTCATTCATTTGTTTGTAGAGAATTATAGAACAAATCAATTTCTTATTAATTTTGATAAAAAACCAGAATTCTTCATCATTCCTAAAATTTTATTCCCACTTATTATTTTCTTATCATTCTTATTGTTTTTACGATGGTTACCGGTCACACCCAGACATTAAAAATGCTAGGAGACCCATGATTATAATTAACCTTATCACATAGGACGCGACAAAAGATCTAACTGTCGCGCACACACACACAAAAAGCCTTTTGGTATTCTTTGAATCTATTTTCTTCACGTCAAGATTGCTCCCCGTCTTGTTGTTGACTCTGTGGCAGATTTAGAAACTATTTTGAGTGGAGACAAATAAAAATAAATAATATTAAATTAATAAATATATATTATTCTATATTTGATAATGCTATATAAAAAACTACTGAAATTGTTTAGAGTAAAGTTTTTTATATAATATAAGGAAGAAGATAAAATGAAACCAACTATCTCTTTGTTATAAATGAAACAAAATATTAAATACAAATTTGGTTTTGAATAAAAAAAAGAATAAAAAGACTAAGGAGACTTGGGGGTATTGGATTTAGAAATTTGATAGAATTTGAAGGAATTATGGTTTCCATTAAATTCTAGTGTTATTCAATTGTGTATTTTATCAATTCTTTTAAATTCTTGTGTTATTCAATTACGTATTTTACCAATTCATTTAAATTCTAGTGTTATTCAATATTTGCTAGATTTAATAGGAATGTTATTTGAAAGGAATTTAATGGAAAATGTAATGTAAAATGCAAAGGATCAATTCCTTGCTTTTATGAAGGGATTTGTTATTTTTAGAACCAATTTGACCCCACGGTAACCCACTACGTCTTTAGAAGACATATCACCTACACCAGCCCAATTCCATGTCTCTCCTCTTCCAAAACCGGAACCGAAAAACTGAACTAGAACCAAACCAAATTATTCGAAACCAAAACCGGACCGCCTCAAATACCTGAATGGTTTCTATATTTCTATATCTGAATAACCGAATCGGAAACGGAACCGAACCGAGAACCGAACGGTACCCGAATATCCGAAAAAACAAGTTTCAACACTTTGATATAAAATAAAATGTCATCAGTTTCACTCAACCCGAATGCCCATGGCTAGTTCACCCAAAAAGATTCCTTTAGTAAAAAAAATCTATCTACAAAAAGTAAAATTTTCCCAAGTGTTTTATTTTGGTAAAAAAATATCTAAGAGTTAACTACTAGTTGTGTATTTTTTCGTTATCATTCATAGCGTTAGTATTACCATTTGAATTCCATCAAATTAATTTACATTCACTTAAATTCTATGGCAAAAAGTAAACATAAGAATTAGACAATTGCATTAAAATCTCATAAAATCATTTAAAATACTGCAAAAGTTATTACATGTGAATTCTTTTAAATTCTTGAATTCAATACCACCCCCTAAAGTACGTGAGTAAAGAAAGGCAATACATGTAGACAAAAAAAAAAATAATAAACCGAAGATAAGCTATAGAAAATTGAGTAAATGGGGACATGCGGAAGATTGAAACGTGGTATGGGGAGGGGACATAGATTTGGAACCAATTAAGCTGTTGAAAGTATAGTATTTCCCGTGCACATAAATTTCTTTGTAGATTTTACTGGGGGCAGCTGCCCCCTTCTTACAGAACGTAGATCCGCCCATCACTTGTTGTTGTTGTTGTTGTTTTCAGTACATGTCTTGTACTAGTGTCAAATTCTTCACACATGCTCTTCAGGGACAAGATGTGAGAGTCCGAATTTCAGAAGCAAGAGTATATATGTTCCATGATGAGAATTGCAGCTAGGTCTAGTTCGATCTTCCATTTTCCTTCTTGATCGTATAGGCATACCAAGAGCTTTGAGTTTATGCATTATACACGCTACTACTAGAAGTTGAACACAAGAAAGAGTGTTTAAAAAAAAAAGAATACACGAGAGTGGCAGATCTAGAAAATATTTTGAGTGGGGACAAATAAAAATAAATAATATTTAATTGATAAATATATATTACTCTATATTTGATAATGCTATATAAAAAACTAATGAAATTGTTTAAAGTAAAGGTTTTTATATAATATAAGGAAGAAAATAAAATGAAACCAACTATCTCTTTGTTATAAATGAAACAAAATATTAAATACAAAATTGGTTTTGAATAAAAAGAGAATAAAAAGACTAAGGAGAGTAAAGTACGTGAGGAAAGAAATGCAATACATGTAGACAAAAAGAATAAGAAAAATAAACGGAAGATGAGCTATAGAAAATTGAGTAAATGGGGACATGCGGAAGATTGAAACGTGGTCTGGGGAGGGGGACAGAGTAAGATTTGGAACCAATTAAGCTGTTGAAAGTATACCCGTGCACATAATTTTTTTTGTAGATTTTACTGGGGGCAGCTGCTCCCTTCTTAGAGAACGTAGATCCGCCCATGGTTGTTGTTGTTGCTGTTTTCAGTACATGTCTTGTACTAGTGTCACATTCTTCACACATGCTCTTCAGAGACAAGATGTGAGAGTCCAAATTTCAGAAGCAAGAGTATATATATGTTCAATGATGAGAATTGCAGCTAGGTCTACTTCGATCTTCCATTTTCCTTCTTGATCGTATAGGCATACCAAGAGCTTTGAGTTTATGCATTCTACACGCTACTACTAGAAGTTGAACATAAGAAAGAGTGTTTCAAAAAAAAAAGAATACAAGAGTGACGGTTCTAGAAAATATTTTGAGTGGGGGCAAATAAAAATAAATAATATTTAATTAATAAATATATATTACTCTATATTTGATAATGCTATATAAAAAAACTAATGAAATTGTTTAGAGTAAAGGTTTTTATATAATATAAGGAAGAAAATAAAATGAAACCAACTATCTCTTTGTTATAAATGAAACAAAAAAATTAAATACAAAATTGGTTTTGAATGAAAAAAAGAATAAAAAAACTAAGGAGACTAAAGTACGTGAGAAAAGAAATGCAATATATGTAGACAAAAAAAATAAGAAAAATAAACGGAAGATGAACTATAGAAAATTAAGTAAAGACTAAATAGGGACAGGCGGAAGATTGAAACGTGGTCTAGGGAGGGGACAAAGTAAGATTTGGAACCAATTAAGCTGTCGAAAGTATAACATTTTCCGTGCACATACATTTCTTTGTAGATTTTACTGGGGGCAGCTGCCACCTTTTTACATAACGTGCCCCCTTCTTACATAACGTATAGGGGCAGCTGACAAGAAAGAAATCAATGAGTGAAGCGAGATAAAACAACGGTACATGATCCCTTTCCTAGTATCATATAAAGCTTATTTTTTGTGCTATCCATGTCACTTGCCATACGTTTAACGAAGCTCCAATTGTTTCCAGTGTGACCAATAGCTTAAAGCAATTGGTTTTATTTCCATTATATTGCTCTGTGCACGACATATATTCATGTTTGCAAGAAACAAAAATAGAAAAAGCTAAAGATGGAAATGAAAATGACAAAATGTTAACTGTTACCACTAGGCTAGTTACCACCGCAGGAACATGGCATTCAACCAATGTTTTGAAAACCGGACAGGTCACTGATTCGGTATTATCACTGGACGACTGGTCGGATCGGTTTAACCGGTTCAATCAGGTTTTCAGAATTATATATATTTAACATTTATATATACATATACATAAATTTAGAAACCCTTAGTATTATAAATAAAATAATAATTAAATAACTATTAAATAAAAATGTTTGTAATCACTTTTGTTTTTAGGCGTGATCACTATTGTTTATAGTGGTATATATATAACTTATAATAAAATGATGGACCATCAATGAATAATAACTTATATTATATGTGTATAACGAAAAGACGGAAACAAATGTACAACGAATCTTGAAAAGGGAAAGAAATTATGATGGTTTTCAAACAAAACGCTAAGAATCTTGAATCAAATAAGAAGTTACCATTTCTATTTCAAAACTAATGAAATTACGTTGTCTTTTGTTGAACCGGTTTTTTTCACTGACCCGAGTCGTCGGTTTAGCCGGTTTTAACCGGTTTTGACGGTATAATTCAAATCCTGGTTTTAACTCAACCCGGACCCGGTTTACTTAACGATTCGCGGTTGGACCGGTCCGACCGCCCGGTCTAGTCTAATTTTCACTGTGTATTCAAAAAGGCTTTTGCCTCGGAACCCTCTCTAAATATACTTATTTTGGGGCCCATTAGCATAATATTTGTGGTAGTCTACAGGTTAGCCAATATGTTTATGTGACCAAGGGCCCCAATTTCGACTCTTTCTTTTTTCATGAATAATTTCCTTTTGAAATTTGCCTTAGGCGACCTAAGCACGCTACTGTGCATGAAGGGCAAAAGGAAGAGCGAAGGCAGAAGCAAACATCATGATCATTCCAAACTAGTTAAGCCACTATACCTGAACTGAAATCAACCTAAGAAAATCTGGTTCTTCCCGGTTGGGATATGTACATTTTTTTCATGTTCGATAATATTCGTTTAGACCTCTGAGTCTTGGTTTGGGTTTCCTACTGAGATTCGATAGGATACCGATAACTCAATTTATATATATATGTTATTTCGGGATAATTCAAATATATTTGTAGCATTTTGGATATTTTTAAGTTGTGAGATTTTGATATTATTTTAGATTTCAGATGTACAATTATTTTTTTATTTATTTTTCTCGGATATTCGAATATATTTTGAGTCTTCAAGTATATATTTAGGTATTAGAATAATACATTCAAGTAGTTCAGAACTAAACCATATCAAAATATATCGGGGTATTATACGACATGTTAATCAAAACTTAACCCAAACCAAAACCGATATAAACCAACCAGAAACGGAATTGAAACACTGTTACGTCTTCAAAACTCTTCTATCTGAAAGATCCATATCTAATAAAAACAACCCGAACCAACCGAATGACTCAAACGCCCAAACCTGTTCCAAACTGCAAGGCCAGCTTAATACAATTTACATTTCAGTTTTTTTCAGCTGAGGGGAGGCCTATGCAATTGCAAGCTACATCATGAGGATCAAATGTTAAACCGGGTACTACCAACAATCACTAGATTGAACCAGCCAAGTCCGATCTGAATTTAGGAAAACCAAAGTTGGCTCCAACATTATAATTGACTTTTTTCAGGGACCCACTTAAATATTAGATTCTTTCTTCTTCTTCTTCTTTCTTCATCGTCATCATCTCTCTTCTTCTACGAAAGAACAATCGTAAAACAAACGCGTCGTGATCTTTTCCCCAAATTCAAATAAAACCCCAATCCTCTGTTTTGGGAATTCGATCTGAATCGATTTCAACATGGGTAACACAGACAAGCTGATGAATCAGATATTCGACCTGAAGTTCACGTCGAAGTCTCTGCAGAGGCAGTCAAGGAAGTGCGAGAAGGAAGAGAAGGCGGAGAAACTCAAGGTGAAGAAGGCGATCGAGAAGGGGAACATGGATGGTGCTCGGATCTACGCCGAGAACGCCATTCGCAAACGCAGCGAGCAGATGAACTACCTCCGCCTCGCTTCTCGCCTCGACGCCGTTGTTGCTCGCTTAGACACTCAGGCCAAGATGGCAACCATCACCAAATCCATGACTAACATCGTTAAATCCCTCGAGTCTTCCCTTGCCACAGGTATATTCATTCCATCGTTCAATAGGAACTTTTGTATGTTGATGTAGTTCTAATCAGTTAAGTTAATTTGGAGTTTATGCTTATTGGTAGAGAGAAAGGTTTTGTTTTTATGGAAACACACAAGAAAGGTGCATCCTTTAGTCTCGGTTGCATACTTCTTCTCATAAGAGGACACTAGCACATGAACTGTAGATGTCAGAACTTTGGGTTCTTATCTGTTTTATTGTTTCTTTTACCAGGCAATCTACAGAAGATGTCAGAGACTATGGATTCATTTGAGAAGCAGTTTGTGAACATGGAGGTTCAAGCTGAGTTCATGGAGAACGCCATGGCTGGTTCTACATCATTGTCTACTCCAGAAGGCGACGTCAACAACCTGATGCAGCAGGTAGCAGATGATTACGGTCTTGAAGTCTCTGTTGGATTACCGCAGGCTGCTGGTCATGCCATCCCTACTTCGACAGAGGAGAAAGTTGATGAGGATGATTTGTCAAGGAGGCTTGCAGAGCTCAAGGCCAGAGGTTGAACCATATGCTTGGACCATCTGCCACTTAGGACACAGATCCTTATCGAAATATTACAGCTATTATCTGCGAACATTGACGCATTTGTTTATATTGCTCACTTTGAGACATGCTTTGTTTACTAACTTTATATAAAACCTTCGTGTGTGCTTTCTTTTTACCATTTCAATGATATGATTTCGATATGAGTTTGTGCAACAAAAAAGTAACATCCTTATTCGCAGAGTTCAGTGTTACATCTATGCATAAATATTCTATTCTATGTAGAAGGCCTTGTCATGCAACCATTCTTGTGAACCAGTGAATCTTCTTTCGAAGCTTATGGATCACCTTGGTTGATTTAGGGCGTGAGAGATGGAAGCCGATGGAATCAAGGTACCAGCTGCTTCTACCGTTCATGCCAACAATACGACCTCCGTTTACTGAGAAACTGAAAGGTGTTCCTTGTTCAACTCCATAAGGTCCATACACTTGTTTATTGCTCTTGAAGGTCATTGATCTGATCACAGGAGTGCCACTGTGCACTACTGGACAGTAGTAACCACTCACGCCGATCAGATACTCTTCTGGGTATTGCAGCTTTATCTGCATATAAATACGGTTCATGTAAAAGAAACCAAAATCTAAGAGAGAAATGTACATAAACTGAGAGAGGAACATTACCTGTGTTGTTTTGTTGCCTCCCTGGCCTCCATGCTTCTCTGATCTCACAGCTTTACCATTCTTATCGTAGACCAGAGAGATGGAGTCAATGCAGTGATCATATACAAGCTTGATCTCACGGACACCATGATAGATCCCGTCGTCCCAAGCGGTTCCTCCATTTCCTCCCCAGGGTCCAACGAACACTCTTAGATTCTTATCACCCTGCTGTTGTTGATCCATGTGTCCGTCCTGCTGTTCAATTGACAGCTTACTTTTACAATCTTCTTCTTTGCTGCAGCAGAAGCGTTTTGGAATTCAAACAGGTTGCAGATTGATACATAACAAGTGTTGAGTTTTTGGTTTTTGCAACAACACATATAAAGAGGGCAAACGATGAAGAGACTGGGAAGCTTCACGGAAAGGTATTGGATTCCAAGACAGCACCATGTGAGGGTGATAGCTTTATGTCTGATTGTCCTATCATCCTTTACCGAAGGAACTGGAACGATTCCAGAAAACTTCAAGAAGAAACATTTAAGGAACATATTCCAAAAGTGTTCATCATAGTGCCAAAAGAAGACGAGAAGAATATTGCCTCTTGTTTTCACATTACCATGTTTTAAATTTGCTCTAGTATGTTCATTTAAGAGAAACATAGCTACTCTGAGCAAAATCCGCTATTGGTCATTACATCTCAGTCCTGCTGACTATTACATCAATCAACGAGAGGAGTCCAATGAAAACAATGAACAAAAGAATATACAAACTGTAAAAGCACCTAATAGAGAGCTAGAGTTGAACATACAACAAAAGAATCAGCAAAGGATTCCAGAAAATGCCATCAAACTCATCTGAAAGATCAGTATCCCATTCTCTCTTTCAGCCTCTTTAGACCCATGTACCTGAAATTATAGTCATATGGAGAATTGTTTTTACTCTTGACCAAATCTTGACCAAAACGCATTGGTAATGTATCAAAGAGTATACACTTTTGACAGTTTTTTTTTTACCTTCCAAGCATCATCAAGGTAGCTTGTGGATTAGTCCCTGGAGAGATATTGAAGGTTGATCCATCCACGATTCTTAGAGAATCAACACCCTTGACTTTGAGATCATAGTCCACTACTTTCCCCACAACGCAGCCACCATGGTAATGCCATATCGTGCTAACAGTTCGTCTACAGAAGTCTGCCATCACCAGATCATTTGTTTGGTCTAATGGTAATGGAACTCCAACGAACCTGAACCTATGGCTCCCAAACCATTCCCTGAACATAAAGTCCTGCATAGCTCGGCTCCTGAGTATTTCACCAATCTTCCTAGTCCCATTCACACATCTCTCCAGATCCTGTGGATCACTAAAGTAGTTGAACCTAACAACTGGGTTTATCCTCACATCCGTTGAAGCCAACCTTAGCGAACCAACAGACACCGGACCAAGGATCTTCTCCATTATAGTTGTCACAGGGACGTACAAAGGAGAAGCTGGAGCTCTGATGAAAACAGATTGCAGAGGAGACGCAAACGGGATCACATTAGAAGCAGCCTCCAGAAAAGCACCGTCCTCAGTAACGCCCACCACTTGTATCAGCGAGTTCTCCATTGGAACCGGAGGAACAATGGAGATACCGTTCCTCGGGTTATCATACACAAACCCTCCCACATGAGGCTGGTCAATAGCCACTGGGATCCCCCAAGTCGAAAGGTAGCTCCTTGGACCAATCCCACTAAGCAGCATCAACTGGGGAGTACCGAGTGAGCCAGCTGATAGTATCACCTCTCCTCTGTCCCGTATCATAGCGTGATGGTAACGCCCCAGCTGATCACGGTACACAACTCCAATAGCAGAGACATTAGAACCAGAATCACTTAGCAAGACTCTCTCCACGGTAGCGTAAACAGCTACTCTAATGTTGGAGTTTCTCGCATATCTAAGAAGATCTGCAGAGCTGTGTCTTCTCCCGTAACGATCAAACGTGGACCCTCCGATCTTAGTCCCCACTTTATGCTCCAACGTGAAGCCGTTAAAGGGATGCACACCAACCTCAAGCAACGCGTCTCTAATCGCAGACTGCCAAGTTCTAAGCTGAGGTCTAAACACAATAGCTCTCTCCACCCATTCGTAAGACTGATTCACAGTCATCAGATCCCAATCAAGACCTGAGTTCTCAAAGAACTGTCTATCAGCTCGGCTGTAGAACCCAGCGTTGATCGCGCTGCTTCCGCCAAGAACACGGCCTCTTGCGTTGGGTACTCCTTCCTCGGAGATGAAGGACTGAGCGGGAGAGTCGAAGCTGTTGACGTCCGTGAGAGTCGTCAAGAAACCGTCGTGTGTCATCACGTTAGGTCTGGTGTACGGAACGCCGCCGCGCTCGAGGAGAAGGACGCGGAAGGATTGGGAGAGCGTGGCGGCGAGTGGACATCCCGCCGTTCCTCCGCCGACGATTATGTAGTCGTAGTATTCCTCCGACGCGAAATCGGTTGCGTTCGTCACGAATCGCATGAAATTGGGATCTGAAAACGTAAGATGCAAACTATTGATCATCGCTATCTACAAGAACCTACGTCGAGCAAAAGCAAAGATTTTCCCGGAAAATTCTGGGGAAACTTACGTCGATTAGCGCGTGGCCTTGCGTTAGACAGAGAAACTGATCCACGAAGAAGAAGAAGAAGCACCGTGTAGAGAAGATAATAGTCCATCAGCTTACTCATTTCTCGCTCTTCAGTTCTTCTCAGAGGAGAAAGAAAATTGAACTTTCCCGGGAAAGAGAGAATTTTTGTCAGTTACAAGTTATAAAAGAAGACTCGTAGTTATGAGTGCTTATTATTAAGTCTTTCTCGGCTCACGAACTCTTCGGTGTATCTACAATATAAAATAACTTACATCGAGGATAATTAGATCGAGTGGAGATCAACGGTTATCAAGAGGAGTAATCATGAACCCAACCGCACTGGAACTTTCCATAGATTTAATCATTTAAATGCCACCGTTGGCAACAGTTTCATGTAGGCAGGACATTTTAACCTAGATACGAAAACTCGAACCGGAACCGACTAAAAAATACCCGACCGGAACCGAACCAAAAATTTACAAGTATTTTTTGGGTTTAAATTTTTTTTACCCGAATAGACTCAGATCTGAAAAAAACCGATCCGAATAGACCCAACCTGATAAGAACCGATTTGTACCCGACTTAAAAATAAGTATATCTAAAACTATGATTTTTTTGTGCTATATTTTATATATTATTTTATGATTTAGTTAAACTATCTTTTGTTAACAGCATTTGTTATTATTTTGTAACATTTTTTAAGTAATATGAAGCTTTAAAATGTAAAATTTAGAGTTTTAAAAATGTTTTATTTTAATTAGTAATAGTTTCATTTAAGTTATTTTTAAAAAATTTAGATATATATGACAAATATCGACTAAATTTTATGGAGTTGGGTATGCAATGTCCTTTTCAGATTCTAAATACCGGGACTCGATCCGGATCCGCAAAATTACGGGTATTTTATGGATATTTTAATCATAGACTCGGACCGACCCGGACCCGGGAAGAACCGACCCGAATTCGACCCGAAATTTTTTAAGTACCTATTAGATCTAAATATTTAGTATCCGAAAGACCCGGACCCGAAAAGAACCGTTCCGAAGATCCGAAGACCCGAACACTCGAGCCTAGTTTCATGCTTTTAAAACGTGGCCATTTTATCTTCTAGTTGGATGACTGCTAATCAGATTCCGGTTTAATCCGGTATAAAAGTGCTTTTTACTGAGTATTTCTCAGCTCTCGAACTCATCGGTATCTACGATATAAAAGGAAGACATCGATGATAATTAGATCAAGAAGAGATCAACGGTTAGAAAGAGAACTTATCATGAACACAACCGCAGTAGATAATAACGGCTACGCTTAGGGATGTTATTGACTCACTGCTAACTAAAAGCAACGCAACTCGGCCCATAGTTTTAATATGGGCCTACCTAACGCCTGTTACTTGAAGCCGTATTTTCGTCCGAAATCGACCCGTTGTTTAATAAAACTGTTGGGAGTTTTTTGAGTCTTGTCGGAGATGAAGATAGGGGCGGTTCGGGAGTGTTGGGTTGTGCGAACTCCGGTAACTCCTCCGGCGGTTCGCGGCTTAATTCGCCGGAATGAAAAGCCGCAGCAGCTCGGGTTTCCTCTCTCGAAGAGTGAGCTAAGCTCTTCACTTTTCATTTATGAAGTTTTTTTTAACTTTTGTCAGTTTAGTAGTTGATTGTAGAAGAAAAAGCTCAGTTTTTTTCTTGTAAATCTTTACATTTTCCTAGTGGGTTTCTTCGTGTTGGGTTTCTAGAAGAGAAATTTTTCTGACAGGAAGGATTTGGATATTTTTTGCAGGGATGTCTCGTAGTGTGGTAATGGAGGTTCAAGGAGGGAGAGGATATGAGTCTCCATGGGATGAAAAACCTTATGAAACTCTTCCCACTGGGAAAAAGGTTTACGTTGACGAATCTGATGTTGTAACGTTTCTTGATCCTCCCAAGGAGTTGATTCCATTGGACCCTACTTCATATAACTCAGCTGCTTATCTCTGGTTAGTCTGCTTGTGGTTGATTTAGTCTAAGCTGAAGGCTTTGCATATCTAAAGTAGTCACTACACTACACAACTGATAGCTATATTACATAGAATGGGATTTGATTAGATGTATGCTGCAGCTTCAGTTTACTGATCTCCACACTTGGCTGCCATGGATTGTTTTAGTTAATATCTGGATAGCTAATGAATAAGGATATATGATGTTTTATATTTCAACGCAAGAGGATTAAATATCTGGATTTCATTTGGCATCTTGTGAAACAATAAGATAACTATTTGATAGAGTTGATACTGATGTACAGGAAAAAGATTGAAGACATCCCTGAAGAGAGGCGCCCCCGCTTGCTGCAATTTATAGAGCCAAGGTTGTTATTCTTGCTGGAATCTGATCTCTATATATAGCTTTTTTGAGTCATGTGGTTTGTCATACGTCTCTTTGAAAAGATTGCATGGAATGAATGAACACGTAATGTATTTTTTTCATGAGAGCTATGTGTATGCAGGCTTATATCAAGAGCGTGGGAAATAGCAGGCGCTCGTTATGAAAATCCAAAGCTAGCTAAAATGACTGCATCAAAGTTGTTCTCTACTGGAGGAGATACGGAAATTTCACTTGAATACTTTAACTGCCGAACAAGTAATGGTAATAATCCATTTTAGGTCTGATTCTCCACAAATAAAAAATGGTTTTGTATGTTCTTCTAATATATTCTTCGCTTATTGTTTAGGTCCACTAATCATATCTTGGATAAGATCTTTCAAGATGGTAAGTTGGACTTATATCACTTCCATACCTGTTCCATTCAGTAATATCTATCCTTTGTTATCTTTCTTGACATAGTTTATATGTTCTTTGTAGGCTGTGTTTTCCTCCAACAATGGACAAATCTATGGGCGTGTTTGTGGTGTGTCCTTAATCCAATTAGTGTTTATATTCCTAATGTTCAAGAGATCGCTATGCGA
This genomic interval from Brassica oleracea var. oleracea cultivar TO1000 chromosome C2, BOL, whole genome shotgun sequence contains the following:
- the LOC106327723 gene encoding ESCRT-related protein CHMP1B-like, giving the protein MGNTDKLMNQIFDLKFTSKSLQRQSRKCEKEEKAEKLKVKKAIEKGNMDGARIYAENAIRKRSEQMNYLRLASRLDAVVARLDTQAKMATITKSMTNIVKSLESSLATGNLQKMSETMDSFEKQFVNMEVQAEFMENAMAGSTSLSTPEGDVNNLMQQVADDYGLEVSVGLPQAAGHAIPTSTEEKVDEDDLSRRLAELKARG
- the LOC106327724 gene encoding jacalin-related lectin 19 — protein: MDQQQQGDKNLRVFVGPWGGNGGTAWDDGIYHGVREIKLVYDHCIDSISLVYDKNGKAVRSEKHGGQGGNKTTQIKLQYPEEYLIGVSGYYCPVVHSGTPVIRSMTFKSNKQVYGPYGVEQGTPFSFSVNGGRIVGMNGRSSWYLDSIGFHLSRPKSTKVIHKLRKKIHWFTRMVA
- the LOC106327722 gene encoding (R)-mandelonitrile lyase-like, with the protein product MSKLMDYYLLYTVLLLLLRGSVSLSNARPRANRHPNFMRFVTNATDFASEEYYDYIIVGGGTAGCPLAATLSQSFRVLLLERGGVPYTRPNVMTHDGFLTTLTDVNSFDSPAQSFISEEGVPNARGRVLGGSSAINAGFYSRADRQFFENSGLDWDLMTVNQSYEWVERAIVFRPQLRTWQSAIRDALLEVGVHPFNGFTLEHKVGTKIGGSTFDRYGRRHSSADLLRYARNSNIRVAVYATVERVLLSDSGSNVSAIGVVYRDQLGRYHHAMIRDRGEVILSAGSLGTPQLMLLSGIGPRSYLSTWGIPVAIDQPHVGGFVYDNPRNGISIVPPVPMENSLIQVVGVTEDGAFLEAASNVIPFASPLQSVFIRAPASPLYVPVTTIMEKILGPVSVGSLRLASTDVRINPVVRFNYFSDPQDLERCVNGTRKIGEILRSRAMQDFMFREWFGSHRFRFVGVPLPLDQTNDLVMADFCRRTVSTIWHYHGGCVVGKVVDYDLKVKGVDSLRIVDGSTFNISPGTNPQATLMMLGRYMGLKRLKERMGY
- the LOC106324882 gene encoding uncharacterized protein LOC106324882 isoform X1 gives rise to the protein MKIGAVRECWVVRTPVTPPAVRGLIRRNEKPQQLGFPLSKRMSRSVVMEVQGGRGYESPWDEKPYETLPTGKKVYVDESDVVTFLDPPKELIPLDPTSYNSAAYLWKKIEDIPEERRPRLLQFIEPRLISRAWEIAGARYENPKLAKMTASKLFSTGGDTEISLEYFNCRTSNGPLIISWIRSFKMAVFSSNNGQIYGRVCGGPIVSTLANAFSPLYFDVTEAMEVMATEEPCDIACRFGDGLLATEDYPQGFPRPAKHPYPFNDSVVIYIRHIGPGVCVGQAWQEGKELQQVPQRLCSDILMVKQYNLN
- the LOC106324882 gene encoding uncharacterized protein LOC106324882 isoform X2 — encoded protein: MKIGAVRECWVVRTPVTPPAVRGLIRRNEKPQQLGFPLSKRMSRSVVMEVQGGRGYESPWDEKPYETLPTGKKVYVDESDVVTFLDPPKELIPLDPTSYNSAAYLWKKIEDIPEERRPRLLQFIEPRLISRAWEIAGARYENPKLAKMTASKLFSTGGDTEISLEYFNCRTSNGPLIISWIRSFKMAVFSSNNGQIYGRVCGGPIVSTLANAFSPLYFEVTEAMEVMATEEPCDIACRFGDGLLAIEDYPQGFPRPAKHPYPFNDSVVIYIRHIGPGVCVGQAWQEGKEVQQVPQRLCSDILMVKQ